In the Nitratiruptor sp. YY09-18 genome, AGATTGTCGCTTCGGTATGGTAAGGTGGAGTAGTGATGAAGTCGATTTTGACCTTTTTGCCTTTTTTAACAAAAGGCAGAAGCCCAGGAGCTACCCCAGCTTTGACTACAACTTTATCGATATTGATGAGAGTACCAAGTTTAGAGCCCTTGACAACATAATCTCCTGGTTGAACTGTAAGAGTGTCAATAAAGCCAGATGTATCACTATATATTTTGCTCATTGCTAATGTGTGCTGAAGTTTATGTAATTGATTGACAACAAGAGAGATTCTTTCATCTAAAGAGTGAAGTTTTTCCCTTCTTAACTCTTGTTGTGCATAGCGGTTATGGAGTGATGATGCATAGATAGCTTTCGCATTATCGATCTCTTTAGCGTCTGTATATCCTCTCGCTCTTAGTTTTGCTAAACGCTCAAGATTGAGTCTATTTATATTGACAAGAGCGAGATTGACGTTGGAGGCTCTGCTATTTTTGACAAAGCGACGAAACTCTTTGAGGTATTCTAGCTCTTTTTGTGTCTTTTCAATATCAAATTGTGTGATAACTGTATCAAAAGCGATAAGAGGCTGATTTTTTTTGACTTTGTCACCTGGGTGAACGAATAGTTTTTTAATTTTGCCATCCATTGTTGCAACGATTTTTTCTTGCACTGAAGGGTACACTTCACCTTCAAGTCGCAGTGTGACACCCTTTTTGCTCTCTTTTATCTCTTTCTCTTCCGCACTCTTTGCGCATCCGCTCAAACTAATAAGAAGCAAGAGGGCTAAAATAGAGTAAAAAATCCGCATCATCTATCCTTGTATATTTCCAATAACATCTTGAATCGCTGCAGACTATTTGCACTATGGGCAAAAGTCAATATATATGCCATATCAAACTTCACATCCTTGATATATTTGAAAAAAAGATTATCAAGTAGTTCATAAGGATGTGTATATATTATCGGTTTATACCCTTTATTGATTAACTTTTGCATTGCATAGCGGATAAACCAGAAAGGGAGTATACGCATATAAAAGCCCCCACTAAAAGGGAGAATATATTTTGGTATAGGTATCTCAGTAATTTTACCATGCTCTGTATATATCGCGAAAGGCTCTTTCTTGTCTATTGTATTGCCATACATATATGTTTTGAAAGGAAAATAGGAGGAGGAGTAGTAAAATCCCATTGCTCTCAGAGTGCTATAATACTTCTTCTCAAATGGCAGCGTCCAACTAGGACTGCGATATCCTCTCACTTCTTTTCCAATTAAATCTTCAAGGATTTTTTTTGCTTGGATTGTTTGTGATTTCCACTCTTTAAAAGGGATTTTATAGATAAGTTCATGATACATCCCATGAGAAGCTATCTCATGACCTGCTTCATGGAGTTTTCGCACCAAATGAGGATATTTTTTGGCAAAAGAGCCTAGCACAAAAGCGGTAGAGTGTATATCATATTTGCTACAAAGCCCTATCCAGCGATCTATGAGATATGCATAATCAATATGCAGCTTCTTTTTGGGCTGTATACCAAAATTTGCATCTTCAAGCTCTTCCACATCAATTGTGAGCCATAATGGATATTTAGTATAGTTTTGCGCTAGATACATCATAAAAACTCTTTTGTCATAAACAGATAGAGACTATACAAAGTTGCTGGCAAAATATAGAGACATTGTAGCACAATCGAAGCACTTAGAGCACTCTCTTTAGGTATACCATACCATCCAAGCACTAGAACAAAAGCTGCTTGAAAAGTGCCGATACCTCCAGGTGTGAGAGGAATAGCAGATACTGCAAATGCAAGTGTAGAGGCTATGAAAATTTGTGATAGGGTAAGGTCAAAATCGGTAGCCGTGATGAAAAATATAAAATTATTGAGATAGTATCCAGCCCAGACCGCAACGGAGAGAATAAAAAGAGTAAAGAGCTTTTTTCTATCTAGAAACGTTTGGAGTGATTTATAAATCTGATAGAGAATAAGGCGCAATTTCCTAGCAGGGATAAATTGGAGCAGTATAAAAAAGTATCGAGGCCTTAAAAGAATAGAGAAAAAAAGTAGAATAATGAGCGCAATAACTCCTACAGCAATAGAGGCTTTTGGGTCTGGATAGATAAAAATGGTGCTAAAAAGGATCAAAAATCCCAAAATTATTACATCAAAAACTCTCTCAATCAAAAACATGGCAGTAGCATTTTTGATTTTGGCATTCTCTTTTTTATGTAAATAGTAGATTTTGCTTAGATCCCCAAGCTTTGCAGGTGCAAAGATGTTGAGAAAAAAGGCAAGCATATTGGCTTCGAGACTTGTGAGAAAAGTGTAGCGAAAAAGCCCCAGGTAATACCAGCGATAGGAGATAATAATATCACTCAAAAAAACTGCACAAAATGTAAGAATAATACCAGCAAGATTGAGGTGTTTGAGGCTTTGTATAAAGAGGTTCCAATCAATATCATAAAAGAGCCAAAGAAGCAGTAGACTTATTATGGCAATTTTTATAATATATTTCATAGATCTACAAGATACTTCGTTAGTTTTGGACCGACAAAATCAGTGATAGGTTTTGGAATCTTTTTCCATATAGTAGCAGCTAATTGATAGCTTTGATAGACGTTTTTTTGCTCGCTTGAGAGGATGTCGATCTTTACAGGGTTCGCACCAAAACGGGTTTTGAAAAAGAATGTACCACTGTTGTAGCCAGATCTTCCAAAATCTACAATCTCAATATCATGGTTTTCTAGCATATTCATAATTACTTTGTGGTGAAAATAGTATCCGTTGTGGCGTTTTTTGAAGTTATTGAGTATGCCGCCTAGTTGAAGTGTTAAGATCTTATTGTCTACAAAAACCATATAGCCACCAAGAATCTCATCATCTTCAAAAAATGTATAAAAGTGGAGGCGCTCATCCAGATACTTTTTGAGGTTATAGAGAAACTCTTTAGGAAAAATAGGAGTGCCGTGATCTTTGTAAATTGTAGCAATAATATCATAGAAAAGGTCTATATTATTGTCGATTTTGACTTTAATACCCCCATTTTTCCTATCTTTATTGATACTACGTTTAGCAAGTTTACGATAGCTTTTAATAAGCTCCTCTTCATCTTTTGTAGTAATGGGCATACGTAGTGTTACAGTATCAAAATCTTTGAAGTCTTGGTAGTAAGGATTGAGCAATCGGATTTGATAATTTTGCTCTTTTGCTAGTTCCAAAAGATCTTCCGCCTCATCACTGGTGCGATCAGTATAGTTTATCATAGGTAAATATGTCAAATACTTGCTCCCAGTAATAGTGGGTTGGATCAAAAAGTCCATATATTCTTCAAGCCTATACGTATCTTTAATTGCCTTTTTCCAAAGATCTATCAGCTCTTTTGAATAGGCTCTATTCATTATCACACTCTCTTGCTTTCATGATGGCGATATCGCGTACTATTTTTGTAATTGCTCTCTCATTTATCTTTGTCTTGGCATAGAGAATAGCTACTAGTAGTGAGAGGATAGCGATAGAGAGATAGATAACAAGATCAACCCCACGTCCAATGCCAAAAAATGCTGCTATTTTATCTGCCTCTTTTGGAAAGATAATCATTATCACTAAAGCAAAATAGAAAAATCCTAGAGTTATGCGCTGATATGTGCGAAATCTACTAGAAAATGAGAGAAAGAGGAGTACTATTGTGAGTACTGCAATAAGAAAGAGTTTGATAAAAATCATTTAATTGCCTTTCCGAGAATGAACTCTATGACGATGTTGATACTGTTCATCATAGATTGACCTTTGCTAAGAGAATATTCACTATATTTGATGGTACAGGGCATCTCTTTATAGCGCATATGGAGTCGTTTGATAAGATCGATAATCTCTGAAGCATGACTCATGCGGTTTTGGGTAATAACAAAATTTGGAAACTTTGCTACATTGATTGCCCGAAAACCGTTATGCACATCAGTGAGATTGATTCCAGTAAGAAACCTCTCTACCTGCGCGGCAACCTTTAAGAAGTACTTTTTATGCCTTGGAATATTTTCTGCTTTTCCCAAAAACCGCGAGCAAAGCACAATATCAGCTTCATTTTTGCGTAGAACTTCTATAAATTTTTCAATATCATCTGCACAGTGCTGCCCATCACTGTCAAATGTCACAACATATTTGCATCCTAGCTTCTTGGCATAATCGATGCCTGTTTGC is a window encoding:
- a CDS encoding glycosyltransferase family 2 protein, yielding MKRDVAIVIPLYNEEKVIKETLQNLKAKRPNDVIIVVDDGSSDNSYQEACIPGVYLLRHIVNLGQGAALQTGIDYAKKLGCKYVVTFDSDGQHCADDIEKFIEVLRKNEADIVLCSRFLGKAENIPRHKKYFLKVAAQVERFLTGINLTDVHNGFRAINVAKFPNFVITQNRMSHASEIIDLIKRLHMRYKEMPCTIKYSEYSLSKGQSMMNSINIVIEFILGKAIK
- a CDS encoding efflux RND transporter periplasmic adaptor subunit, with the translated sequence MRIFYSILALLLLISLSGCAKSAEEKEIKESKKGVTLRLEGEVYPSVQEKIVATMDGKIKKLFVHPGDKVKKNQPLIAFDTVITQFDIEKTQKELEYLKEFRRFVKNSRASNVNLALVNINRLNLERLAKLRARGYTDAKEIDNAKAIYASSLHNRYAQQELRREKLHSLDERISLVVNQLHKLQHTLAMSKIYSDTSGFIDTLTVQPGDYVVKGSKLGTLINIDKVVVKAGVAPGLLPFVKKGKKVKIDFITTPPYHTEATISRVSMVIDPDFKRMTVEIEIPNKNYLLQPGTKALVTVHLTKEEQEFIKKNFIDNPNKSLYEVKSQNF
- a CDS encoding lysylphosphatidylglycerol synthase transmembrane domain-containing protein, whose amino-acid sequence is MKYIIKIAIISLLLLWLFYDIDWNLFIQSLKHLNLAGIILTFCAVFLSDIIISYRWYYLGLFRYTFLTSLEANMLAFFLNIFAPAKLGDLSKIYYLHKKENAKIKNATAMFLIERVFDVIILGFLILFSTIFIYPDPKASIAVGVIALIILLFFSILLRPRYFFILLQFIPARKLRLILYQIYKSLQTFLDRKKLFTLFILSVAVWAGYYLNNFIFFITATDFDLTLSQIFIASTLAFAVSAIPLTPGGIGTFQAAFVLVLGWYGIPKESALSASIVLQCLYILPATLYSLYLFMTKEFL
- a CDS encoding polysaccharide deacetylase family protein, with translation MMYLAQNYTKYPLWLTIDVEELEDANFGIQPKKKLHIDYAYLIDRWIGLCSKYDIHSTAFVLGSFAKKYPHLVRKLHEAGHEIASHGMYHELIYKIPFKEWKSQTIQAKKILEDLIGKEVRGYRSPSWTLPFEKKYYSTLRAMGFYYSSSYFPFKTYMYGNTIDKKEPFAIYTEHGKITEIPIPKYILPFSGGFYMRILPFWFIRYAMQKLINKGYKPIIYTHPYELLDNLFFKYIKDVKFDMAYILTFAHSANSLQRFKMLLEIYKDR
- a CDS encoding DUF2304 domain-containing protein, with translation MIFIKLFLIAVLTIVLLFLSFSSRFRTYQRITLGFFYFALVIMIIFPKEADKIAAFFGIGRGVDLVIYLSIAILSLLVAILYAKTKINERAITKIVRDIAIMKARECDNE
- a CDS encoding GNAT family N-acetyltransferase, with protein sequence MNRAYSKELIDLWKKAIKDTYRLEEYMDFLIQPTITGSKYLTYLPMINYTDRTSDEAEDLLELAKEQNYQIRLLNPYYQDFKDFDTVTLRMPITTKDEEELIKSYRKLAKRSINKDRKNGGIKVKIDNNIDLFYDIIATIYKDHGTPIFPKEFLYNLKKYLDERLHFYTFFEDDEILGGYMVFVDNKILTLQLGGILNNFKKRHNGYYFHHKVIMNMLENHDIEIVDFGRSGYNSGTFFFKTRFGANPVKIDILSSEQKNVYQSYQLAATIWKKIPKPITDFVGPKLTKYLVDL